A segment of the Puniceicoccales bacterium genome:
CCGATAGAGTGATGGAGCAAGTAATTCAATGAAAGTAATGAAAAAAGTTTTGTTTATAGATGACGATAAGGTGTTTTTAGATACGCAATCTAAGTTTTTGGCATTGAGCGGGTTTGATGTGATGAAGTCCATGGAGGGCTTGGACGGATTAGATAGTCTCGAACGGGAAACGCCGGATATTATTATTTGTGATATAAAGATGGAAAATTTTAATGGTTTTGATTTTTTGAATAAATTTTCGCAAACTCGGTTTTTCCACAAAATACCATTTTTATGCATAAGTGGTTATACCGCAGAAGGTATGGCTGCAAAGTGCGTGAATTGTGGTGCCGATGGATATCTGAAAAAACCTATTGATTGTGATATACTTATCTATGCAATTTTTGCACTTATTCTCTATTATTCCGGTGAATTGAAAATGGCATAGAATGCTATTGATTTTCTTTTTTTGAGAGTTTTCCTATTGACCATTGGCCAAAAAAATCACTTGTTTGTACAAACGGAGAGATGACAGAGCGGCCGATTGTGCAGCACTGGAAATGCTGTGTACCAGTAATGGTACCGAGGGTTCGAATCCCTCTCTCTCC
Coding sequences within it:
- a CDS encoding response regulator, encoding MKKVLFIDDDKVFLDTQSKFLALSGFDVMKSMEGLDGLDSLERETPDIIICDIKMENFNGFDFLNKFSQTRFFHKIPFLCISGYTAEGMAAKCVNCGADGYLKKPIDCDILIYAIFALILYYSGELKMA